One region of Emys orbicularis isolate rEmyOrb1 chromosome 6, rEmyOrb1.hap1, whole genome shotgun sequence genomic DNA includes:
- the ACTL7A gene encoding actin-like protein 7A has protein sequence MSVKGSTSSVAVATIQEGPAKRAVLVRASKKPKEDSASSTQRSPKIVKETRAVIIDIGTGYCKCGFAGEPRPSHVISSTVGKHFQQTAKTGDNRKETFVGKELQDVKIPLKLVNPLRHGIVVDWDCVQDIWEYIFHKEMKIQPEEHAVLVSDPPLSPTTNREKYAEMLFETFCTPAMHIAYQSRLSMYSYGKTSALVVESGHGVSYVVPIYEGYTMPSITGRVDYAGSDLTHYLMKLLNEAGKTFTGEQLSMIEDIKEKCCYTSLDLQHDMSLPLRKQQVDYELPDGHLIPIGKERFLCAEMLFKPSLIGSQQPALPLLTMTCLSKCDADLKKKLMGNILLCGGCTMLKGFPDRFQRDLTKMCPNDDPIAAASPDRKFSVWTGGSILASLNAFQKLWVYRREYEERGPFFIYRKCF, from the coding sequence atgtcAGTCAAAGGAAGCACCAGTTCTGTAGCAGTAGCAACAATCCAGGAAGGTCCTGCAAAACGGGCGGTACTAGTTAGGGCCAGTAAAAAGCCTAAAGAGGATAGCGCTTCATCAACTCAGAGAAGCCCCAAGATTGTGAAGGAGACTAGAGCAGTGATCATAGACATTGGCACAGGTTACTGTAAGTGTGGATTTGCTGGAGAGCCTCGTCCCTCCCATGTTATTTCATCTACAGTGGGCAAGCATTTCCAGCAGACTGCTAAAACTGGGGACAATCGCAAAGAAACCTTTgttggaaaagaacttcaggatgTGAAAATACCCCTAAAACTTGTCAATCCCTTGAGACATGGCATAGTGGTCGATTGGGATTGTGTCCAAGACATTTGGGAATACATTTTCCACAAAGAGATGAAGATTCAGCCAGAGGAGCATGCTGTCCTGGTATCAGACCCTCCACTGAGTCCTACCACCAACAGGGAGAAATATGCCGAGATGCTGTTTGAAACGTTCTGCACTCCTGCCATGCATATCGCCTACCAGTCCAGATTATCTATGTATTCATATGGAAAGACCTCCGCTCTTGTGGTAGAAAGTGGCCATGGTGTTTCATATGTGGTCCCTATCTATGAAGGTTATACTATGCCAAGCATTACTGGACGAGTAGACTATGCTGGATCAGACCTCACCCATTACCTCATGAAGTTATTAAATGAGGCTGGGAAAACATTTACTGGGGAACAACTAAGTATGATAGAGGACATTAAGGAAAAGTGTTGCTATACGTCTCTGGACCTTCAGCATGACATGAGTTTGCCTCTCCGGAAACAGCAGGTTGATTATGAACTTCCAGatgggcacctaattcccattggcaAAGAGAGATTCCTGTGTGCTGAAATGCTCTTCAAACCATCCTTGATAGGATCACAGCAGCCAGCACTTCCATTGCTGACAATGACCTGCCTCAGTAAATGTGATGCTGATCTCAAGAAGAAGCTGATGGGCAATATCTTGCTGTGTGGAGGCTGTACCATGCTGAAGGGTTTCCCTGACCGTTTCCAGAGAGACCTGACCAAGATGTGCCCCAATGATGACCCCATTGCAGCAGCATCCCCTGACAGAAAGTTTTCTGTCTGGACTGGAGGGTCAATTTTGGCATCACTCAATGCCTTTCAGAAGCTCTGGGTTTACAGAAGAGAATATGAAGAACGGGGTCCTTTCTTCATCTACAGGAAATGTTTCTGA
- the APTX gene encoding aprataxin isoform X3 — MGVNPASVDLVDIGKDEEVKLKPGQVLHLVNKRYPYTIQFLEVTGVPGAQAEGKTKANKRPYVDSGNSNMKNMSEKSMKMEQSDLQDGSSSCKPNHTSSSSSSPHDGSSSHKEHLGHWSQGLKISMQDPKMQVYKDERVVIIKDKYPKARYHWLILPWDSISSLKSVTKEHLELLEHMHAVGEKLIQQCLDKDRLEFRLGYHAVPSMSHVHLHVISQDFDSPCLKNKKHWNSFTTEYFLNSQDVIEMVKTKEKVLVKDGTSELLKLPLRCHVCKQHQSTIPQLKEHLKKHWPK; from the exons ATGGGAGTTAACCCAGCCAGTGTTGATTTGGTGGATATTGGGAAGGATGAAGAAGTGAAGCTGAAGCCAGGACAGGTTCTACATCTTGTGAATAAACGTTACCCCTATACTATACAATTCTTGGAAGTCACAGGGGTGCCTGGCGCACAAGCAGAAGGGAAGACAAAAGCAAACAAGAGGCCATACGTAGACTCTGGGAATAGTAACATGAAAAACATGTCTGAAAAAAGTATGAAAATGGAGCAATCAGACTTGCAAGATGGTAGTTCAAGCTGCAAGCCAAACCATACCAGcagttcttcctcctctccccatgaCGGCTCTTCCAGCCACAAG GAACATTTAGGACATTGGAGTCAAGGACTGAAGATCTCTATGCAAGACCCAAAAATGCAG GTTTACAAAGATGAAAGGGTTGTAATCATTAAGGATAAATATCCCAAAGCTCGTTACCACTGGCTAATCTTACCCTGGGACTCCATCTCCAGTCTAAAATCAGTAACAAAAGAGCATCTTGAATTACTAGAACACATGCATGCTGTTGGGGAAAAGCTGATCCAACAATGCCTGGATAAAGATCGCTTGGAGTTCAGATTGGGTTACCATGCAGTTCCCAGCATGAG TCACGTACATCTCCATGTAATCAGCCAGGATTTTGATTCCCCTtgccttaaaaacaaaaagcactgGAATTCTTTTACTACAGAATACTTCTTAAACTCTCAAG ATGTGATAGAGATGGTAAAGACCAAAGAAAAAGTTCTGGTTAAAGATGGGACTTCTGAGCTCCTCAAGTTGCCCCTCAGATGTCATGTGTGCAAGCAACACCAGTCTACCATCCCACAGCTAAAGGAACATCTCAAGAAACATTGGCCAAAGTAA